The Hymenobacter sp. DG01 sequence AGCGTGAACTGGTTTTTGCGCATCAGGCGCGTGAAGGTGGTATCAGTCGGCGCCTGGGCCTGCGCAGCCCCGCCCAGGCTGGTCAGCAGCGCCAGAAATCCTAGTATCCGATAGTGGAACCGGCGGGCCGGCAAGCAGTAAAAAGGCATCATGTAAAGGAAGGAATACAAACAAATAATTGCAGCCAAGATAGAATTCTGCCGACAAGTTGCCTGTTTTTCATTTTTCCCCGTCCCTGTCTTCGCGCCCGCTCACCAGGAGGCAGCCCCACTAACTTCCTCCTCAGTTTCCGGGTTATCTTTGCGCTTTGCTTTCGCACTTTCTTCCCCTGACTATAATGGCAACTATAACCAAAGAAGCCGTCCTCAAGGCCCTGAGCTACGTGGAGGAGCCCGACCTGGGCAAGGACCTCGTAACGCTCAACATGATTGAGGATGTGGCCATTGAGGGCCGCCGCGTGTCGTTTACGGTGGTGCTTACTACCCCCGCCTGCCCCCTCAAGCAGCTCATTCACGATGCCTGCGAGCGGGCCATTCATACGATGGTGGACCCGGAGGCTGAGGTGGTGATTGTAATGACCTCGCGCGTAACCACCATGCGCCAGAACCAGGATGTACTGCCCGGCGTGAAGAATATTATTGCCATTGCCTCGGGCAAGGGCGGCGTAGGCAAGAGCACCGTTACGGCCAACCTGGCCATTGCCCTGGCCAAAACCGGCGCTAAAGTGGGCCTCGTGGACGCTGATATTTCGGGCCCCTCCATGCCCCTGATGTTCGGGGTAGAAGCCGCCCGCCCTCACGTTTATCAGAACGAGCAGGGCCGCAACCTGATTCAGCCGGTGGAAGCCCACGGCGTGAAGCTGATGAGCATTGGCTTCCTGGCCCCGGCCGAGTCGGCTATTGTGTGGCGCGGCCCCATGGCTTCGTCGGCCCTGAAGCAGTTTATTACGGAGGTGGAGTGGGGTGAGCTGGACTACCTGCTCCTCGACATGCCTCCCGGAACTTCCGACATTCACCTGACTATGGTGCAGACGGTGCCCGTAACCGGCTCTCTCATCGTGACCACGCCCCAGAAAGTAGCCCTGGCCGACGCTGAGAAAGGTTTGCAGATGTTCCGCCTACCCCAGATCAACGTGCCGGTGCTGGGCATCGTGGAAAACATGGCCTGGTTTACGCCCGCCGAGCTGCCTAACAACAAGTATTTCATCTTTGGGGAAGGCGGCGGCCAGCAGCTGGCGGCCAAGCACGAAGTACCCTTGCTGGGCCATATCCCGCTGGTGCAGAGCATCCGCGAAAACGGCGACCAGGGCACGCCCGCCATCCTGCAGGACGGCTCGCCGGCCGCCGCGGTGTTCGAGCAGCTGGCCGAAGATCTGGCCCGCCAGGTTTCCATCCGCAACGCCGTGGCACCCCGCACCAACGTGGTGAAAATGAACTCCTAAACAGGTGCTGGCACCTGGCCGCTAGTAGCTCTGCCTGGGGTGGGGGTACCAGCGGCCAGTAACTCTGCCGAGGGGTTGGCGTAAGCTCAACCCTAGCCTTAGGCAACTTTACGGCTGAACCAGGTGTTGCCCTCATACGCCCCAAAAGCGTTACCTTTGGTAAAGTACTCCGCTGCTATTTGTTTCCTTCCGGACCTAATCAGCAGCAAAATCATAGCTCCATGACGCATTCCGCCGCCGTAGAACAACACCCGCTCTTGCCCCGCATTGAGCAGGCCCTGGACACCATCCGGCCCTATCTCGCCGCCGACGGAGGCAACGTGCGCGTGCTGGACATCACCGAGGATATGGTGCTGCAGCTGGAGCTGCTGGGTGCCTGCGGCACCTGCCCCATGTCGCCGATGACCCTGAAAGCCGGGGTGGAGGAGTCGGTGAAGAAGGCCGTGCCGGAAATCCGGGCTGTGGAGGCCATCAACTCCACGCCCATGGCAGAGCAGCCCGCCGGCCAGACCGGCCACCCGGTGCCGCCTACCCCCGTGCCGACGCCGCAGTTCTAGATTTCTGCTTTAATACACGCAGCGCCCCGCTCCTGCCGGTTTTCCGGTTGGGGCGGGGCGCTGTGGCTTTTTGTGGTTTGTAGGAGTAAATGTCAACGCTTTGCAAAGGCGGAGATTTTTAGCGCTAAATATCATTAAATTCACAATGCTTCAATTCAGCACATTACTTTCATAAAAGCACGTCCCCGATTTTGTAAAACGGCTATTACGAGCAATTTATTTTCACAAACTATACCTTTATAATTATTATTTTAAATTAGAGGCGAATAGTGATGCACTTATATTTCCAGGGTGGAAACCTACTTCTTCGCAAGAGTAAACAACCAAAGAAACATTACTAGCCAATTTTTCTACTCCCTTTCGAGTATATTCTAAGTACCTATCTCCGATCATTCTTTTATACCCCACTACTACAAGTAAAATTCCTTTTGCTTTGCGACCTGTTAGCATTTCATATATTTCCACCTTTTTATCAACCCATGACCCATATACAGTTGCATCTTGATATGACTTCCTCAAGTATTGAAACTCAATGATTATATCTTCTGGCAAATCATCATCTTGTCGTAATGCATCTAATAATAGCCGATCATTACCTCTAACAAATTCTACTTGGTGTTCAAAATAAACTTGGTTCTTTTTTTCATAGTGAGCTATGGCAATATGACACAAACAAAAATTTAAAATCTCATATCGATCAGGCACTAATTTCTTAACATTTTCATCAACAGGCTGAATAACAGAGGGCTGAGGAATTGGTTGATTAATCTTATCTTCTTTAATTAGTTTTTCTAATTGATTGAATCTTTCAATTAGTATAGAATTATATGAGTTTACCAATAATTTTTTATATTCCTGAAGAGATTTTCTGTCAATCACTTTTGCGTGTGCCATTTTATGATGTTTGTCACACAGTAGTATTAAGTTTTCTAATTTATTATTCTCTCTATTTTCATCTATATGATGTATCTCCAAGTAGGTATGCTCACCACAGTTTTTAACAGCACAGCTATATCCTGATTCAACTTCAATTGCTCTGCGAGTTTCAGCAGGAATAATTGGTCTTGGCTTTTCGTAATGCTTATTATCCATAGCTTAATGTTAAAATTATGGCCTGATGTACTTTTTACTAGATTGCTCACAATAGTCTATTGCCGAAACACTGCTGTGTTTCAATTTCGGTTATATGTCCGACATGTGTTCTATAACCGAAACAACACTCCTGAAGCAGTAGCGGCAATACGTGGCGGGAGCTACGGCACAAGATAGTGGCTTCGTAGGATTCCACGGCCCGGCGCTATTCCTCCCACCCCACTACCTTTGCCGGACCATCCACCATCCCTACCCCCTATGGCGAACCCCAACGACCCGAGCCTACACTCCTGGATTGATATTGCCCCCGGCAGCGACTTTCCCATTCAGAACCTGCCCTTTGGTGTGTTTGAAACCGAGGAGCGCGGGCCGCGCCTAGGCGTAGCCATTGGCGAGTACGTGCTGGACTTGTACGCTGTGTCACAATTCGGCTTCTTCCAAGACCTGGAGCTGGGGCCGAAGATGCCGAAGGTTTTCCGGCGCCGCTCGCTCAACCAGTTCATTGCCCTGGGCCGGCCGGTGTGGCGGGCGGTGCGCCAGCGCGTCTCGGAGCTGCTGCGCCACGACAACGACGCCCTCCGCTCCGACGAAATCATGCGCGAGTGCCTCGTGCGCCAATCCGAGGTGCGGATGCTGCGCCCCGTGAAGCCTCAGAACTACACCGATTTCTACAGCAGCATTGAGCACGCCACCAACGTGGGCATGATGTTCCGCGACCCGGCCAACGCTCTGCTGCCCAACTGGCGCCACATCCCCATTGGCTACCACGGCCGGGCCAGCTCCATTGTGGTGAGCGGCACCGATATCCGTCGGCCCAACGGGCAGCGCAAGGCCCCTGATGCTCCGGCACCTTCTTTTGGCCCCTCACAGCAGCTGGATTTTGAGTTGGAAATGGCCTTTGTGGTAGGCCGCGGCACCCAGCTCGGCGACACGGTGCCGGTGCAGAACGCCGAGGACTACATCTTCGGGCTGGTGCTGTTTAATGATTGGAGCGCCCGCGACATTCAGAGCTGGGAATACGTGCCGCTGGGGCCGTTTCTGGGCAAGAGCTTCGGCAGCAGCGTGTCGCCGTGGGTGGTTACCCTCGATGCCCTGGAGCCCTTCCGGGTGGCCGGGCCGGTGCAGGAGCCCGAGCCCCTGCTCTACCTGCGCCAGCTCGACCAGCATAACTTCGACATCAACCTGGAGGTAGCCATTCAGCCCGAAGCCGGCCCGGAAACCACCGTGTCGCGCTCCAACTTTGGGCTGATGTACTGGAGCATGGCCCAGCAGCTGGCCCACCACGCCTCCAACGGTTGCAATATGCAGGTGGGCGACCTGTACGCCTCGGGCACCATTTCGGGCCCTACCCCCGACTCGCTGGGCTCCATGCTGGAGCTGGCCTGGCGCGGTACCCGCCCCCTACCCCTCTCCGACGGCTCGGAGCGCAAGTTCCTGCTCGATGGCGACACTGTAACTATGCGTGGCTACTGTGAGCGGGACGGCCTGCGCATTGGCTTCGGGGAGGTAACGGGCAAGGTACTGCCGGCGCCACAGTTGTAGGAGCCCATACCCGGGTGCCGGGTCAGCAGGAGAAAAAAGCGCTTTTGAACCGCATAGAAACGGCCGCCCTGCTTGGTAGGGCGGCCGTTTCTGTAGTACCCGGCCACAACTCTCTCACTAATAAAAGAGTCCGTCTGGGTCAGGCGGCCGTGCGGGTGGCGCGGTGCTTATTTCGTTTGCTCCATCTGCCCCTGCTTCTTCTCAATGGTCTCCAGGACGTGTTCGGGCTGCACGTCCTTCGCCAGCTCATGTATTTCAGGGTCATTGGCAGCCTCGATGTTCATCTTGCGGGCCATTTCGGTTACCAGAATCACCAGACGCGTGATTTCGTGCTCTCCCAGCAGGTTTACCTGCAGGTTCAGTTCCGCCCGCTTTTCGGCCAGCGCCGCCGTGCGGTTCTGGCTGATGAGCACAAAAGTGGACAGGAAAATGGCCTCTACCGACGCGAACATGGCCAGCACCACAAACGAGGGGTCGAAGGGCTTAAGTCCCAGCCAGCCCACGTTCCAAAATATCCAGAGTCCAAACAGCACCAGGTGAATAAAAACGAAGGTTATGCTGCCCGTGAAGGCTGTAACGGCGTCAGCCAGGCGGTCTTGCCAGCACTTCTGCCCTTCCTCTTCCTGCTGCCGTTTTAGCAGCGCCTCAATATTGCGCTCCACCACCCGCGCCATACTAGGCTTACCCACCGGGGGCACAGCTGGTTGTGCATTTTCTGATTTCATACTGCAGTACTATTAGGGAGCTCTGCATACGGAAGCAGCCTGTAAAAAATCTCAACTATAAAACACAAGACTCTGATAGTTAATAGCTTTAATTTCACATATGGTATTCTTTTATGTCAGAATAAGGGTCTCCCCTCAGCGAATACCCAGCACATTATAACGCCAAACGCCGGCCTGTACAGGCCGGCGTTTTAAGCAAGAACAAAGGAAGTTTACTTCCGGCCGCTGATGATTTCATCTACTACCAGCGGATCGAGCAGGGTGGTGGTGTCACCGAGGTTGCTGGTGTCGCCCTCGGCAACCTTGCGCAGAATGCGGCGCATGATTTTGCCGGAGCGGGTTTTCGGCAGGCCCGACACAATCTGAATCTTATCGGGCTTGGCGATTTTGCCGATTTCGGCCACAATGGTTTCAATGATGCTGGCCTCAATGCGCTGGCGCTCTACCTCCGCCTCCGGCACACCCTCAGGGCAGATGACGTAGGCGTAGATGCCCTGCCCCTTTACATCGTGGGGGTAGCCCACCACCGCCGACTCCACCACGTGGGAGTTCTGGTTGATGGCGTTTTCGATTTCGGCGGTGCCGAAGCGGTGGCCCGATACGTTAATCACGTCATCGACGCGGCCGATGATGCGGTAAAGGCCGTTTTCGTCGCGGCGGGCGCCGTCGCCGGTGAAGTAGTAGCCGGGATACGGGGCGAAGTAGGTTTGCCGGGCGCGCTCATGGTCGCCGTAGGTGGTACGGATGATGCCGGGCCAGGCCTGCTTGATGGCGAGGTAGCCTTCCTGGTCGTTGCCCTGAATTTCCTGCCCTTCCTGGTTGAGCAGCACGGGGTGCACGCCGGGCAGCGGCAAGCCGGCGCGGGCTGGCACCGAGGGCGTAATACCGGCCAGGGCCGAAATCATGATGCCGCCAGTTTCCGTCTGCCACCAGGTATCCACCACCGGGCATCGCTCCTTGCCTACGTGGGTGTGGTACCAGTGCCAGGCTTCTTCATTAATAGGCTCTCCCACCGACCCGAGCACCCGCAGGGAGTCCAGCGAGTAGCTGAGTACGTGGTCCAAAGGAGCGGCCATTAGGCTGCGGATGGCCGTGGGCGCGGTGTAGAAAATAGTAACTGAGTGCTTGTCAATCACCTCCCAGAAGCGGCCGGGGCTGGGGTAGGTCGGCACGCCCTCAAACATGAGGGAAGTGGAACCGGCCAGCAGCGGGCCGTAAAGCAAGTAGGTATGGCCCGTCACCCAGCCAATATCGGCAGTACACCAGTACACGTCGTTTTCCTCGATCTGGAACACGTTGCGGAAGGTGTAGTCGGCCCACACCATGTAGCCGGCCGTGGTGTGTACTACCCCCTTGGGCTTGCCCGTACTGCCCGAGGTATAGAGGATGAACAGCGGGTCTTCGGCGTCCATTTCCTCGGCCGGACAGGTTTTGGCTACCCCCTCGGCTTCCTCATGGTACCATACGTCGCGGCCTTCCTGCATGTGCACGGGCCAGCCCAGGTGCTCAGTTACAATCACGCGGCGTACCGACGGGCAGCTATCGAGGGCCTCATCCACCACGCGCTTCACCGGAATCTGCTTGGCGCCGCGGTTCAGGCCATCCGAAGTCAGTACTACGCTGGCCTGGGCGTCATTCACCCGGTCGGCAATGGCCGTGGCCGAGAAGCCGGCAAAAATGACGGAGTGCACCGCCCCAATGCGGGCGCAGGCCAGCACGGCAATGGCCAGCTGCGGAATCATGGGCATGTAGATGCACACCCGGTCGCCCTTCTCTACCCCGTTGTTGTGCAGCACGTTGGCGAATTTACAGACCTCCTGGTGCAGTTCGCGGTAGGTAAGGCGCAGGTGGCGGGTGTGCGGGTCGTTGGGCTCGAAGATGATAGCCAGCTTGTTGCCGCGAGTAGCCAGGTGGCGGTCAAGGCAGTTTTCGGTGATGTTGAGGCGGGCGCCCCGGAACCACTCGTTGCGGCCGGCCGGCATGTCGGAGCTAAGCACTTGGTCCCACTTGCGGCGCCAGGTAAAGGGCTCGGCTACCGAGGCCCAGAACTCTTCGGGGTGATTGATGCTGAGGTGGTAGGCCTCGTGGTATTCTTCCAGG is a genomic window containing:
- a CDS encoding DUF1003 domain-containing protein; the encoded protein is MKSENAQPAVPPVGKPSMARVVERNIEALLKRQQEEEGQKCWQDRLADAVTAFTGSITFVFIHLVLFGLWIFWNVGWLGLKPFDPSFVVLAMFASVEAIFLSTFVLISQNRTAALAEKRAELNLQVNLLGEHEITRLVILVTEMARKMNIEAANDPEIHELAKDVQPEHVLETIEKKQGQMEQTK
- a CDS encoding HNH endonuclease signature motif containing protein, whose protein sequence is MDNKHYEKPRPIIPAETRRAIEVESGYSCAVKNCGEHTYLEIHHIDENRENNKLENLILLCDKHHKMAHAKVIDRKSLQEYKKLLVNSYNSILIERFNQLEKLIKEDKINQPIPQPSVIQPVDENVKKLVPDRYEILNFCLCHIAIAHYEKKNQVYFEHQVEFVRGNDRLLLDALRQDDDLPEDIIIEFQYLRKSYQDATVYGSWVDKKVEIYEMLTGRKAKGILLVVVGYKRMIGDRYLEYTRKGVEKLASNVSLVVYSCEEVGFHPGNISASLFASNLK
- the fahA gene encoding fumarylacetoacetase: MANPNDPSLHSWIDIAPGSDFPIQNLPFGVFETEERGPRLGVAIGEYVLDLYAVSQFGFFQDLELGPKMPKVFRRRSLNQFIALGRPVWRAVRQRVSELLRHDNDALRSDEIMRECLVRQSEVRMLRPVKPQNYTDFYSSIEHATNVGMMFRDPANALLPNWRHIPIGYHGRASSIVVSGTDIRRPNGQRKAPDAPAPSFGPSQQLDFELEMAFVVGRGTQLGDTVPVQNAEDYIFGLVLFNDWSARDIQSWEYVPLGPFLGKSFGSSVSPWVVTLDALEPFRVAGPVQEPEPLLYLRQLDQHNFDINLEVAIQPEAGPETTVSRSNFGLMYWSMAQQLAHHASNGCNMQVGDLYASGTISGPTPDSLGSMLELAWRGTRPLPLSDGSERKFLLDGDTVTMRGYCERDGLRIGFGEVTGKVLPAPQL
- a CDS encoding Mrp/NBP35 family ATP-binding protein; amino-acid sequence: MATITKEAVLKALSYVEEPDLGKDLVTLNMIEDVAIEGRRVSFTVVLTTPACPLKQLIHDACERAIHTMVDPEAEVVIVMTSRVTTMRQNQDVLPGVKNIIAIASGKGGVGKSTVTANLAIALAKTGAKVGLVDADISGPSMPLMFGVEAARPHVYQNEQGRNLIQPVEAHGVKLMSIGFLAPAESAIVWRGPMASSALKQFITEVEWGELDYLLLDMPPGTSDIHLTMVQTVPVTGSLIVTTPQKVALADAEKGLQMFRLPQINVPVLGIVENMAWFTPAELPNNKYFIFGEGGGQQLAAKHEVPLLGHIPLVQSIRENGDQGTPAILQDGSPAAAVFEQLAEDLARQVSIRNAVAPRTNVVKMNS
- a CDS encoding NifU family protein is translated as MTHSAAVEQHPLLPRIEQALDTIRPYLAADGGNVRVLDITEDMVLQLELLGACGTCPMSPMTLKAGVEESVKKAVPEIRAVEAINSTPMAEQPAGQTGHPVPPTPVPTPQF
- the acs gene encoding acetate--CoA ligase → MPEHARIRTLEEYHEAYHLSINHPEEFWASVAEPFTWRRKWDQVLSSDMPAGRNEWFRGARLNITENCLDRHLATRGNKLAIIFEPNDPHTRHLRLTYRELHQEVCKFANVLHNNGVEKGDRVCIYMPMIPQLAIAVLACARIGAVHSVIFAGFSATAIADRVNDAQASVVLTSDGLNRGAKQIPVKRVVDEALDSCPSVRRVIVTEHLGWPVHMQEGRDVWYHEEAEGVAKTCPAEEMDAEDPLFILYTSGSTGKPKGVVHTTAGYMVWADYTFRNVFQIEENDVYWCTADIGWVTGHTYLLYGPLLAGSTSLMFEGVPTYPSPGRFWEVIDKHSVTIFYTAPTAIRSLMAAPLDHVLSYSLDSLRVLGSVGEPINEEAWHWYHTHVGKERCPVVDTWWQTETGGIMISALAGITPSVPARAGLPLPGVHPVLLNQEGQEIQGNDQEGYLAIKQAWPGIIRTTYGDHERARQTYFAPYPGYYFTGDGARRDENGLYRIIGRVDDVINVSGHRFGTAEIENAINQNSHVVESAVVGYPHDVKGQGIYAYVICPEGVPEAEVERQRIEASIIETIVAEIGKIAKPDKIQIVSGLPKTRSGKIMRRILRKVAEGDTSNLGDTTTLLDPLVVDEIISGRK